A part of Neovison vison isolate M4711 chromosome 8, ASM_NN_V1, whole genome shotgun sequence genomic DNA contains:
- the SNPH gene encoding syntaphilin isoform X1 gives MPGSGPSERMTWPGPALPAAPPTRPLSSAPGTPPPPPLTRTRSLMAMSLPGSRRASAGSRSGGPLGRSGLAVFAQCPQLPASQNEHLPLLPASRRTSPPVSVRDAYGTSSLSSSSNSGSYKGSDSSPTPRRSMKYMLCSDNHGVKPPTPEQYLTPLQQKEVCIRHLKARLKDTQDRLQDRDTEIDDLKTQLSRMQEDWIEEECHRVEAQLALKEARKEIKQLKQVIDTVKNNLIDKDKGLQKYFVDINIQNKKLETLLHSMEVAQNGTAKDDGAGESAGGSPARSLTRSSTYTKLSDPAVCGDRPPGDHPGASAEDGADSGFAGTEDTLSRTDALEASSLLSSGVDCGPEEGSLHSSFGLGPRFPASNTYEKLLCGLEAGVQVSCMQERAIQTDFVQYQPDLDAILEKVTQAQVCGAVPESGDRGPELEPHPPGPKDCNSAVVVTVGDELEAPEPITRGPSPHRPGANPSPGPSVSVACPVEEEEEAAAEKEPKSYWSRHYIVDLLAVVVPAVPTVAWLCRSQRRQGQPIYNISSLLRGCCTVALHSIRRISCRSLGQQGPSQAAGSSQL, from the exons ATGCCAGGCAGCGGCCCCAGCGAGAGGATGACGTGGCCTGGTCCGGCCCTCCCCGCGGCACCCCCAACGCGCCCTCTCTCCTCAGCCCCGGGGACAccgcctcccccgcccctcacccGGACCCGCAGCCTCATGGCCATGTCCCTGCCGGGCAGTAGACGGGCCTCTGCTGGATCCCGCAG CGGGGGCCCTTTGGGCCGCAGCGGCCTGGCGGTGTTTGCCCAGTGCCCGCAGCTGCCCGCCAGCCAGAACGAGCACCTGCCTCTTCTTCCTGCCTCCAGGCGCACCTCTCCCCCCGTGAGCGTGCGGGACGCCTACGGCACCTCCTctctcagcagcagcagcaactcAGGCTCCTACAAGGGCAGCGACAGCAGCCCCACGCCCAG GCGTTCCATGAAGTACATGCTGTGCAGCGACAACCATGGTGTTAAGCCGCCCACCCCGGAGCAGTACCTGACGCCCCTGCAGCAGAAGGAGGTGTGCATCCGGCACCTGAAGGCGCGGCTGAAGGACACCCAGGACCGGCTGCAGGACCG GGACACCGAGATCGATGACCTGAAGACGCAGCTGTCGCGCATGCAGGAGGACTGGATCGAGGAGGAGTGCCACCGCGTGGAGGCGCAGCTGGCCCTGAAGGAAGCGCGCAAGGAGATCAAGCAGCTCAAGCAGGTCATCGACACCGTCAAGAACAACCTGATCGACAAGGACAAGGGGCTGCAGAAGTACTTCGTGGACATCAACATTCAGAACAAGAAGCTGGAGACGCTGCTGCACAGCATGGAAGTGGCCCAGAATGGCACGGCCAAGGACGACGGCGCTGGGGAGTCGGCTGGCGGGTCCCCCGCCCGCTCCCTCACCCGCAGCTCCACCTACACCAAGCTGAGTGACCCTGCTGTCTGCGGTGACCGACCCCCCGGCGACCACCCCGGGGCCTCTGCAGAGGACGGGGCTGACAGCGGCTTCGCGGGGACCGAGGACACACTGAGCCGGACGGACGCGCTGGAGGCCAGCAGCCTGCTGTCATCGGGGGTGGACTGCGGCCCCGAGGAGGGCTCGTTGCACAGCAGCTTCGGCCTGGGCCCCCGCTTCCCCGCCAGCAACACCTACGAGAAGCTTCTGTGTGGCCTGGAGGCCGGCGTGCAGGTCAGCTGCATGCAGGAGCGCGCCATCCAGACGGACTTCGTGCAGTACCAGCCGGACCTGGACGCCATCCTGGAGAAAGTGACCCAGGCCCAGGTCTGCGGAGCAGTCCCTGAATCAGGGGACAGGGGCCCAGAGCTggagccccaccccccagggcccaAAGACTGCAACTCCGCCGTGGTGGTGACGGTGGGGGACGAGCTAGaggccccagagcccatcacCCGGGGGCCGAGCCCACACCGGCCCGGTGCCAACCCCAGCCCAGGCCCATCGGTGAGTGTGGCATGCCCcgtggaagaggaggaggaggcggctgCTGAGAAGGAACCCAAGAGCTACTGGAGCCGCCACTACATCGTGGATCTGCTGGCGGTGGTGGTACCGGCCGTGCCCACGGTGGCCTGGCTGTGCCGCTCCCAGCGCCGCCAGGGCCAGCCCATTTACAACATCAGCTCCCTGCTGCGGGGCTGCTGCACTGTGGCCTTGCACTCCATCCGCAGGATCAGCTGCCGCTCGCTGGGCCAGCAGGGTCCAAGCCAGGCGGCCGGCAGCTCCCAGCTGTGA
- the SNPH gene encoding syntaphilin isoform X2, with product MPGSGPSERMTWPGPALPAAPPTRPLSSAPGTPPPPPLTRTRSLMAMSLPGSRRASAGSRRRTSPPVSVRDAYGTSSLSSSSNSGSYKGSDSSPTPRRSMKYMLCSDNHGVKPPTPEQYLTPLQQKEVCIRHLKARLKDTQDRLQDRDTEIDDLKTQLSRMQEDWIEEECHRVEAQLALKEARKEIKQLKQVIDTVKNNLIDKDKGLQKYFVDINIQNKKLETLLHSMEVAQNGTAKDDGAGESAGGSPARSLTRSSTYTKLSDPAVCGDRPPGDHPGASAEDGADSGFAGTEDTLSRTDALEASSLLSSGVDCGPEEGSLHSSFGLGPRFPASNTYEKLLCGLEAGVQVSCMQERAIQTDFVQYQPDLDAILEKVTQAQVCGAVPESGDRGPELEPHPPGPKDCNSAVVVTVGDELEAPEPITRGPSPHRPGANPSPGPSVSVACPVEEEEEAAAEKEPKSYWSRHYIVDLLAVVVPAVPTVAWLCRSQRRQGQPIYNISSLLRGCCTVALHSIRRISCRSLGQQGPSQAAGSSQL from the exons ATGCCAGGCAGCGGCCCCAGCGAGAGGATGACGTGGCCTGGTCCGGCCCTCCCCGCGGCACCCCCAACGCGCCCTCTCTCCTCAGCCCCGGGGACAccgcctcccccgcccctcacccGGACCCGCAGCCTCATGGCCATGTCCCTGCCGGGCAGTAGACGGGCCTCTGCTGGATCCCGCAG GCGCACCTCTCCCCCCGTGAGCGTGCGGGACGCCTACGGCACCTCCTctctcagcagcagcagcaactcAGGCTCCTACAAGGGCAGCGACAGCAGCCCCACGCCCAG GCGTTCCATGAAGTACATGCTGTGCAGCGACAACCATGGTGTTAAGCCGCCCACCCCGGAGCAGTACCTGACGCCCCTGCAGCAGAAGGAGGTGTGCATCCGGCACCTGAAGGCGCGGCTGAAGGACACCCAGGACCGGCTGCAGGACCG GGACACCGAGATCGATGACCTGAAGACGCAGCTGTCGCGCATGCAGGAGGACTGGATCGAGGAGGAGTGCCACCGCGTGGAGGCGCAGCTGGCCCTGAAGGAAGCGCGCAAGGAGATCAAGCAGCTCAAGCAGGTCATCGACACCGTCAAGAACAACCTGATCGACAAGGACAAGGGGCTGCAGAAGTACTTCGTGGACATCAACATTCAGAACAAGAAGCTGGAGACGCTGCTGCACAGCATGGAAGTGGCCCAGAATGGCACGGCCAAGGACGACGGCGCTGGGGAGTCGGCTGGCGGGTCCCCCGCCCGCTCCCTCACCCGCAGCTCCACCTACACCAAGCTGAGTGACCCTGCTGTCTGCGGTGACCGACCCCCCGGCGACCACCCCGGGGCCTCTGCAGAGGACGGGGCTGACAGCGGCTTCGCGGGGACCGAGGACACACTGAGCCGGACGGACGCGCTGGAGGCCAGCAGCCTGCTGTCATCGGGGGTGGACTGCGGCCCCGAGGAGGGCTCGTTGCACAGCAGCTTCGGCCTGGGCCCCCGCTTCCCCGCCAGCAACACCTACGAGAAGCTTCTGTGTGGCCTGGAGGCCGGCGTGCAGGTCAGCTGCATGCAGGAGCGCGCCATCCAGACGGACTTCGTGCAGTACCAGCCGGACCTGGACGCCATCCTGGAGAAAGTGACCCAGGCCCAGGTCTGCGGAGCAGTCCCTGAATCAGGGGACAGGGGCCCAGAGCTggagccccaccccccagggcccaAAGACTGCAACTCCGCCGTGGTGGTGACGGTGGGGGACGAGCTAGaggccccagagcccatcacCCGGGGGCCGAGCCCACACCGGCCCGGTGCCAACCCCAGCCCAGGCCCATCGGTGAGTGTGGCATGCCCcgtggaagaggaggaggaggcggctgCTGAGAAGGAACCCAAGAGCTACTGGAGCCGCCACTACATCGTGGATCTGCTGGCGGTGGTGGTACCGGCCGTGCCCACGGTGGCCTGGCTGTGCCGCTCCCAGCGCCGCCAGGGCCAGCCCATTTACAACATCAGCTCCCTGCTGCGGGGCTGCTGCACTGTGGCCTTGCACTCCATCCGCAGGATCAGCTGCCGCTCGCTGGGCCAGCAGGGTCCAAGCCAGGCGGCCGGCAGCTCCCAGCTGTGA
- the SNPH gene encoding syntaphilin isoform X3: MAMSLPGSRRASAGSRSGGPLGRSGLAVFAQCPQLPASQNEHLPLLPASRRTSPPVSVRDAYGTSSLSSSSNSGSYKGSDSSPTPRRSMKYMLCSDNHGVKPPTPEQYLTPLQQKEVCIRHLKARLKDTQDRLQDRDTEIDDLKTQLSRMQEDWIEEECHRVEAQLALKEARKEIKQLKQVIDTVKNNLIDKDKGLQKYFVDINIQNKKLETLLHSMEVAQNGTAKDDGAGESAGGSPARSLTRSSTYTKLSDPAVCGDRPPGDHPGASAEDGADSGFAGTEDTLSRTDALEASSLLSSGVDCGPEEGSLHSSFGLGPRFPASNTYEKLLCGLEAGVQVSCMQERAIQTDFVQYQPDLDAILEKVTQAQVCGAVPESGDRGPELEPHPPGPKDCNSAVVVTVGDELEAPEPITRGPSPHRPGANPSPGPSVSVACPVEEEEEAAAEKEPKSYWSRHYIVDLLAVVVPAVPTVAWLCRSQRRQGQPIYNISSLLRGCCTVALHSIRRISCRSLGQQGPSQAAGSSQL; encoded by the exons ATGGCCATGTCCCTGCCGGGCAGTAGACGGGCCTCTGCTGGATCCCGCAG CGGGGGCCCTTTGGGCCGCAGCGGCCTGGCGGTGTTTGCCCAGTGCCCGCAGCTGCCCGCCAGCCAGAACGAGCACCTGCCTCTTCTTCCTGCCTCCAGGCGCACCTCTCCCCCCGTGAGCGTGCGGGACGCCTACGGCACCTCCTctctcagcagcagcagcaactcAGGCTCCTACAAGGGCAGCGACAGCAGCCCCACGCCCAG GCGTTCCATGAAGTACATGCTGTGCAGCGACAACCATGGTGTTAAGCCGCCCACCCCGGAGCAGTACCTGACGCCCCTGCAGCAGAAGGAGGTGTGCATCCGGCACCTGAAGGCGCGGCTGAAGGACACCCAGGACCGGCTGCAGGACCG GGACACCGAGATCGATGACCTGAAGACGCAGCTGTCGCGCATGCAGGAGGACTGGATCGAGGAGGAGTGCCACCGCGTGGAGGCGCAGCTGGCCCTGAAGGAAGCGCGCAAGGAGATCAAGCAGCTCAAGCAGGTCATCGACACCGTCAAGAACAACCTGATCGACAAGGACAAGGGGCTGCAGAAGTACTTCGTGGACATCAACATTCAGAACAAGAAGCTGGAGACGCTGCTGCACAGCATGGAAGTGGCCCAGAATGGCACGGCCAAGGACGACGGCGCTGGGGAGTCGGCTGGCGGGTCCCCCGCCCGCTCCCTCACCCGCAGCTCCACCTACACCAAGCTGAGTGACCCTGCTGTCTGCGGTGACCGACCCCCCGGCGACCACCCCGGGGCCTCTGCAGAGGACGGGGCTGACAGCGGCTTCGCGGGGACCGAGGACACACTGAGCCGGACGGACGCGCTGGAGGCCAGCAGCCTGCTGTCATCGGGGGTGGACTGCGGCCCCGAGGAGGGCTCGTTGCACAGCAGCTTCGGCCTGGGCCCCCGCTTCCCCGCCAGCAACACCTACGAGAAGCTTCTGTGTGGCCTGGAGGCCGGCGTGCAGGTCAGCTGCATGCAGGAGCGCGCCATCCAGACGGACTTCGTGCAGTACCAGCCGGACCTGGACGCCATCCTGGAGAAAGTGACCCAGGCCCAGGTCTGCGGAGCAGTCCCTGAATCAGGGGACAGGGGCCCAGAGCTggagccccaccccccagggcccaAAGACTGCAACTCCGCCGTGGTGGTGACGGTGGGGGACGAGCTAGaggccccagagcccatcacCCGGGGGCCGAGCCCACACCGGCCCGGTGCCAACCCCAGCCCAGGCCCATCGGTGAGTGTGGCATGCCCcgtggaagaggaggaggaggcggctgCTGAGAAGGAACCCAAGAGCTACTGGAGCCGCCACTACATCGTGGATCTGCTGGCGGTGGTGGTACCGGCCGTGCCCACGGTGGCCTGGCTGTGCCGCTCCCAGCGCCGCCAGGGCCAGCCCATTTACAACATCAGCTCCCTGCTGCGGGGCTGCTGCACTGTGGCCTTGCACTCCATCCGCAGGATCAGCTGCCGCTCGCTGGGCCAGCAGGGTCCAAGCCAGGCGGCCGGCAGCTCCCAGCTGTGA